Within Pseudomonas sp. LBUM920, the genomic segment ACTGAGCGGTCGGCACTGTCCTTGACCGCCACCAGGCCCTGGGCCACTTCGGGTGCGAGAAAACCGGCCAGGCGCACCGGAGCCGGTGTCGCCGGCACCGCCACCTTGAGCGGCGAGGCCACACGAATCGATCCCAGTTGCGCAAACACCGGGTCGGAGGCACGGTTGAGCAACCAGCTATACGTGAGCTGCACACTCAGCAACAGCACCGCCGCCACCGACGCCATGACCCACACCGGCACCCGACGCAGCATCGACGCTTGCGGTGCTTGTGCGCCGCGCCAGCGTGGCGACAGTTCCTGCTCCTGATTGCCGCGCTGCTGGTTGATCAACTGCAGCAGGCGCTCGCGCAGCAGACCCAATTGATCCAGGCCGCGATCCAGCACCCGATAACGCCCTTCCAGGCCCAACGCCAGGCACAGATACATCAACTCCAGCACGTCGATGTGGGTGCGCAGGTCCTGGCTCAGGCGCTGCAGGATCATGAAGAACTTCTCGCCGCCCCACGCCTCGTTATGAAAAGTCACCAGCAGGCTGCGGCTGCCCCACACACCCGCGCCCCAGGGGGTGCTGGCGATGGTTTCGTCCACCAGCGTGCACAGCGCGTAGCGCGCGGCGGCCACGGTTTCCACATCGACCTGGCTGGCGCGCGCCTGGGCTTCAAAGGCCTGCACCGCCTGGATCAAGCGCTGGCGCAAGCTCTCCATGTCCGGCATTGCCGTCATCGTGCGCAGCGGCACCACCAGGTCGAGCAACGGGTTGGCTGCGCGCACCAGCGAGTTGAGCCCCTGGCCATGAACCACCAGCGCGGCACGCGGCACATCGGCCGTCGGCAGCACCGGCGGCGTGGCCCGACGCCCGCCTGGCGTGGGAATCAGCAAGGTGCGGTCAGGGTCTTGGCCGCCTTCAAAAGCGTCGTTCACGTCAGTCACCTTGCCTTAGTTGCGGATGGCCCAGAACTGCAGGTCCAGCCCCGGAAAAACCCCGGCGATGTGCATGGCAAAGCCGGCCGACTGGCTCAGCAATTGCCAATATTCACTGCTGCGATCAAGTTCGAAATAGGTAAAGCCGGCATGAAACGGCAACTGCCGTGGCGCCACCGGCAAGGGGCGCAAACCAATACCGGGCAATTGCAGGTTGACCAGGTCGCGGATCTTCTCTACCGAACCGATCTTGACCTGCGGCGGAAAGCCGTTGCGCACGCTTTCGGCGGACATCTGCGCCTGCACCGCCAGAATAAACGTGGCCGAGCGCAGCAACTCCTGGTCCGGCAGCACGGCCACGCGAATGCCGTATTGGCGCTCCTCCAACGGGATCGCGATGGCGCGTACATCCATCACCGCCGACAATGCGCGGCGCAGGTCGAGCATCACCGGGGCGAAGGTTTCCGCCAGCGCGCCGTGGCGGTACACCGGGTACGCGGCCGCGCGTTTATCGTCACGGGTAAAGGTCGCCAACTCACCGGCCAGGGCCGCGAGATCGCGGTACAGCTGCTCAGGGTGCAAACCGGTCATGGCCGACAAATGCCGCACCAGCGGCAGGCTGCGGTTGAGCACCTGCAACAGCAGGAAATCGGCGATTTCCGCCGCGCCGCTGCCATCCGGCCGGGTCAGGCGCGAGGCCAGCGCCTCAACTCGTTGCTGCAGCAGACCGAGCAGCTCATCGACAAACGCACGCAAGCGCTCGGCAGCGCGAATGTCCAGGCACGGTGGGCAGTATTCGCGGTCGAGCACCACGCTTTTATCCGCGCGTTTTTCCACCACATGGGCAATGCCGAGCACCGTGTAGGCATCGGCCACATCGCCTTCAAACGCCAGGCGCAAGCGCAGTTTGCCGATGCTCATCAGCGCGCTGCTGTCCAGGCCATTGCTGTCCCAGGCTTCGTATTCACTGCTGCGGTGGCGCGCGAAATTTTCAAAGCTTGGGTTGTCGTCAACCTCCGCCACACCGGGGCGCAGGCTCGGCAAGGCCAGCACAACCTTGAGGTCACGGGCGTCGTCGGGGATCTCCAGCGGCAGCGGCATGGCATCGTCAAACGGCAGGCCCACCGGCGTGCCGTCGGGCAATATGCCGCTGTAGGCGAGCAGCGACAGCTTGCCCATGGCCAACTGTTGCGGGTCGATTTGCACGTTGGAAAAGCCCCAGCCGTAAGCACGCAAGCTGGCCACGCGAGCTTCCAACTGGGCCTGCAGGAAACGGTCGTGCTGCTGCAGGTGCTGAGGCTGCAGCAACATGCCTTCGGACCAGACTACTTTGTTATTCCAGGACATAAATTCTTCTCTCAACTTAACCAGGGGTCTTGCGGCGAGCGGGCTTGCTGTGGCGAGCGGGCTTGCCCCGCGTTGGGCTGCGCAGCAGCCCCCTACTGCCTCATCCGCGCCACCTGTTCCTCATAAGCCTTGGAAAACAGCTCCCCAAACAGCCGCTGCAAATCCTCGTCAGCATCCCGCGCCAGGTCTTCGTAGCGCTCCACCAGGCGATCCCACAAACGCGCCTTGCGCCGCGCCGGCATCCATTTGTCGAGCGCGCCGTGGGTGGTGCGGCGCTGCTCGACCCGCGCCGGGTCAAAGCGCTGCACCACGGCGCCAAGGGCTGCACGCATGCCGGCGATCACCGCCAGCTCATGGGCCTTGAGGTCGTCGAAAGACGCATTGAGTGCCTTGACCGGGCGCATATAGGCTGGCGAATCACCGTTAAGCATCTGGGTCAGGGCGCTGTCGGCGTCGGGAAAGAACTTCAACGGGTTGTTGGAATAGGCGCCGATCATGGTCATGTCGATATGACTTTCACGCTTGGTCAGCGCGCGGGCCATGAGCACATCCATGGTGCCGCCGGTGGCGGCGCGCAGCATTTCGCCGACCAGTTGGGCAAGTTCGGTGGGCGCACGGGCGGTGTGCAGGTCAGGCAAACCCAGGCCCGTCAGCAGCGCCTGCAGCACCGCGCTGTCACGGGTGGGCGCGGTCACTGTGGGAGCGGGCTTGCCCGCGAAGGTCTCAGGGGCGCTGAGTTTTTCCTGGATCACCTCGTTATCGTTCATCTCTATCGCGGGCAAGCCGGCTGCCACATTTGGATCGCGAGCGACCGTGGGTTCGGTGGACAGGCCAAAGAGCGGGTCGTAATCATCCGGGATCACTGGCGGCTCGGCCTGCCACAGCGGCTTGTTGAACGCCTGCATCTGCGGCGCCACATGGTCGCTTTCGGTGCCGCGAAAAACCGGGGTCAGCGAGGGATTTAAACCCAGCGGGTCCGACAGCGGCATCGCCCCATCGAATAACGAATGGCCTTCCAGAATCCGCGCGCCTGCCAGGTCGTCGTGCAGCACCACCGGCACCACCACGTGCGGGTCGCGCAACAGCGGTGACGGCACCTCCAACGGTGGCAACGGCGCAGCGACCGGGGCCGGTGGCGGCACAAACAGCGGCGGCAGGATGCGCGTCGCCAAAGCATCGTCTTCGAGCACCGGCGCTGCGGGTTGCTCCAGGCGCACTTCCAGGCCGTAATCGCCAATCACCAGACGATCACCCGCCTCCAGCAACCGCTCCCGGCCATTGCCCAGCGGCCGCTCATTGACCAGGCTGGGGTTGCTGCCGGTGTCGGTCAGGTAAAACTGCTCACCACGCTGCTCGACGCGCGCGTGTACGCGCGAGATGTATTTGCCCGGATCGTCCAGGGTCAGGTCATTGTCCGGCCCACGCCCGATAGAACCACCGACCTCGGTAAAGCGGCAGATCACCTCGCCGGGCATCGGTTGGTCACGGTAGCTTTTAACCAGCAGGATCAGGTTCATAACGGGCTCCACAAAGGGTTATTTGCCATCGTCGGCCTCCTTGGGCGGCAGCGGCACGCCGGCAGGTCCGGTGGCCGCGGTCAGGGCCAGGGCGGTCGCCGCCGACGCGGCTTCGGGCAGCGGCAAGGGGATGATCGAGGCGAGGATCATCGCCGGGGTCAGGGTGAGGAAGGTCGAGCCGACTTTCAGCGTGATGGTGGCGCCGGCTTCGATCACCACGTTGGCACCACCCTTGATGTACATGTCCAGGCCCGCAGTGACGCCGGTCTTCAGGCCGCCGTTGATGATCATGTTGGCGCCGGCGGCCATCGACACATCGCCGCTGGCCTTCTCATTGCGATGGCCACCGACCGCCGAGTGCCGGTCGCCGCCGACTTTCTCGCGCAGGTCCTGATCGACCCTGGAATGGCGGTCACCACCGACCCAGTCCAGAGAATCCTTGAGCACGCGCTGGTCGAGGTTTTTCTGCGCGTGCAGGAACACCTGCTCCGCGCCCTTTTTGTCTTCAAAGCGCAGCTCGTTGTAGCCACCGCCGCCCTTGGACGAGTTGCTCTTGAGGGTGGAGCGCGTGGCGTTTTCCGGCAGTGCATACGGCGGCATGGTGTCGGCGTTGTAGACACTGCCGGTCACCAGTGGCTGGTCGGGATCACCCTCAAGAAAACTCACCACCACTTCCTGGCCGATGCGCGGCGTATACAGGCTGCCCCAGCGCTTGCCGGCCCAGCCCTGGGCCACGCGAATCCAGCACGAGCTGTTTTCATCGCGCTGGCCCTCGCGGTCCCAGTGGAACTGCACCTTGATGCGCCCGTATTTATCGGTCCAGATTTCCTCGCCCTGCTTGCCCACCACCAGGGCAGTCTGCGGGCCGCGCATCAGCGGCTTGCGCGTTACACAGGGCGCACGGAACTGCTGCTGGCGCGACAGCGCGACGAACTCGCAGCTCAACACCGGCGCAGGGTCGGCCGGCGGCGTCGGTTCATAGGTGTCGGAGGACAACGTGTAACGCGCCTCCAGCAGCAGGAACTGTGCGTTCTGCTCGCTGCGCGGGTGCTCGGTCAAGGTCATCAGCGCGCCGGGAAACAGCCCGCGCGCACGGGTGGCGCCCGTGACGCGCTGGGTGCCGGTGTGCAGCGACTCAATCAGGGTGCGCGCGTAGGTTTCGCCGTTTTTGCGCTCGGTGTATTTGCCCGGGTAGTCGTATCGCTCATGGCGCGCCTGCGGGTAACTGCCGGCCAGGGTCGATTTGGCCAACAGGTTGGCGCTGGGCTTTTCGAAGTCGAAATCCTGCAAGGTATAGCCGCCCGGCTCCACATCGCCGCCCATGCGCCAGTCGTAGATCACTTCGCTTTCGCGCATGGCGTGGTCTTCGGCGGGCATGAACCGCACCTGGGCATAACCTGGCGCCGGCGAGTGCGCGCCGTAGGAGTCGGCCAGCACCAGCGTGTGGCGCCCGGCAGCACTCTTGAAGCAGTAGTAGATGCCCTCCTGCTCCATCAGGCGGCTGACAAAGTTGAAATCGCTCTCGCGGTATTGCACGCAGTAAGTCAGCGCCTTGTAGCTGCCACTCAGGCCCGAGGTGTCGACATCGGCGATGCTGTAGGGCGCGAACACCTGCTTGAGGATGTCCGGCACGCTCAATTCCTGGAAGATCCGGCAGTCGCTGGCCAGCGTCAGGAACCACAGCCATGGCCGCAGCACCGCCTTGTAGGTGGAGTAGCGGCCCTGGCGCGTGCTGAACGAAAAGTGGCTGACATGCCCACTGAAGTAACGGCTGCCGCCCTTGGGCAAGTCCACCGCCACGCTCATCTGGGTGGCCAGCAGGTCGTCGATATTCAGGTCGGCGCGCTCGCTGTACAGCTCCAGGTGGTACTCACTGAGCCGGGACAACCCCTCCGTCGCCTGCATGCGCCGAAACAGCAGCACATCGGCGCCGAGGGTGCTGGTAACCTGGATCTCGCGATGAATCTGAGTCGTGGCCATAAGGGTTACCTCGCAGCCTCGCTGAACGCGTAGGCAAACTCGCCGCCCTCGACACTCACCCGCACATAAGTGGCCGGAGTGCCCTGCAACAAGCGATTGAGGAATTCGGTACTGATTGCCGGCAGCATCGCGTTGGTGAGGATGGCGTCGATCATCCGCCCACCGCTTTCCAGCTCGGTGCAGCGGCTGGCAATCAGCTGCACGACCTCCTCGCTCCAGGTGAACGGGATGTTGTGGTTATCGGCGATGCGCTTCTGGATGCGCCCCAGTTGCAGGCCGATGATGCTGCCGAGCATGGCGTCGCTCAGCGGGTAATACGGGATCACCACCAGGCGCCCGAGCAAGGCCGGCGGGAACACTTCCAGCAGCGGTTCACGCAAGGCCTTGGCGATGACATCCGGCGAGGGCATGGTCTGCGGGTGACGGCACAGGCGGCTGATCAACGGCGTGCCGGCGTTGGTGGTCAGCAGGATCAAGGTGTTCTTGAAATCGATGATCCGTCCTTCGCCGTCTTCCATCCAGCCCTTGTCGAACACCTGGAAAAACAGCTCATGCACATCCGGGTGAGCCTTCTCCACTTCGTCCAGCAGCACCACGCTGTAAGGCTTGCGCCGCACCGCCTCGGTCAAGACGCCGCCCTCGCCGTACCCCACGTAACCCGGCGGCGCACCCTTGAGCGTGGAAACGGTATGCGCCTCCTGGTATTCGCTCATGTTGATGGTGATCACGTTCTGTTCGCCGCCATACAGCAACTCGGCCAAGGCCAGGGCGGTCTCGGTCTTGCCCACCCCGGACGTGCCCGCAAGCATGAACACGCCGACCGGTTTGCCCGGGTTGTCCAGGCCCGCGCGGGAGGTCTGGATGCGCCGCGCGATCATTTCCAGTGCATGGTCCTGGCCGATGATGCGCTGGCCCAGGCGCTCGGCCAGACGCAGTACGTTGTCGATTTCATTCTTGACCATGCGCCCCACCGGAATGCCGGTCCAGTCCTGCACCACCGAGGCCACCGCCTGCTCATCGACGCTGATCAGCACCAGCGGGTGTTCGCCCTGCTGCGCCGCCAGCTCGTCCTGCAACTGATGCAGTTCCGCCAGGCCCGCCTCGCGCTCGGTTGCGTCCGCAAGCTGGCGGCGCAGCCGTTGAATCTGCTCGACCAGCGCCAGCTCGTTGTCCCAGCGCCCTTCCACCTCGTCCAGGCACTCACGTTCGCTGGCGAGTTGGGCCTCGACCGAGGCGCGGCGGCTGGTTGTGTCCACGCCAATTGCGGTTTCACGCTCGATGATCTCCAGCTCGGTTTCCAGAGCCTCGATGCGCCGACGGCGGTCATCCACCTGCGCAGGGGTGGCGTGCAGGCTGATGGCGACGCGCGCGCAGGCGGTGTCAATCAGGCTGACGGCTTTGTCCGGCAACTGGCGCGCCGGGATGTAACGGTTGGACAGGCGCACCGCCGCCGCCAATGCCGAATCGAGGATGTGCACCTGATGGTGGTTCTGCATGGTCTGCGCGATGCCGCGCAGCATCAGCAACGCGCGGGCCTCGTCCGGTTCATCGACCTGCACGGTCTGGAAACGCCGGGTCAGCGCCGGGTCTTTTTCGATGTGTTTTTTGTACTCGGCAAAGGTCGTCGCGCCGATGGTGCGCAGCGTGCCACGCGCCAGCGCCGGCTTGAGCAGGTTGGCCGCATCGCCGGTGCCGGCAGCGCCGCCCGCGCCGACCAGGGTGTGGGTTTCGTCGATAAACAGCACCACCGGTTTGACGCTGGCCTGCACTTCATCGATCACCGAACGCAGGCGCTGTTCGAACTCGCCTTTCATGCTGGCCCCGGCTTGCAACAGGCCCACATCCAGGGCGAGCAGTTGCACGTCTTTGAGGCTCGGCGGCACATCGCCGCGAGCAATGCGCTGGGCAAACCCTTCAACCACGGCGGTTTTGCCGACGCCCGCCTCGCCCACCAGGATCGGGTTGTTCTGGCGCCGCCGCATCAATATGTCGATCACCTGGCGGATCTCTTCGTCGCGCCCGACGATGGGGTCCATCGTGTTGCCGCGCGCTTGTTCCGTGAGGTCGACAGTAAAGCGCTTCAAGGCTTCCTGCTTGGCGGGCGCGACTGCGCCGATGTCTTCGCCGGGCAACTGATAGCCATCGCTGGCGGTCATCTGCGCCTCGGGCGAGGCGTTGAGCAACGCGGCGAACCGTTCGCTCAAGTCATCGATGCCGACCTTGTTGAACTCGCGGGACACGCCGTACAAACCGTTGCGCAGGCTCGGGGTTTTCAGCAGTGCCAGCAGCAAGTGGCCGGAACGCACCTGGGATTCACCGAGCATCAAGGTGGCATAGACCCACGCGCGTTCGACGGCTTCTTCGACCTGCGACGACAAGTCGGTGACCGACGTTGACCCCCGTGGCAAGCGGTCAAGCGCCGCGGTCAGGTCACGGGCCAATACGGCAGGGTCGATGCCGTAGTGACGAACCAGGCGCAGCAGGTCCGAGTCGCTCAATTGCAGGATCTGCTGCAACCAGTGCACCAGCTCCACGTAGGGGTTGCCGCGCAGCTTGCAGAACACGGTACTGCTTTCGATCGCCCGGTAGCACAGGCTGTTGAGTTTGCCGAAAAGCGCGACGCGACTGATGTCAGCCATGGGCAGGTCCTTGAGAAGAGATGCGAGGGTTGATCAGCAACTGCCGATCATCGTGTTCGGGGGTTTGGCTGCTCAGCCAACTGGTCCAGCCCAAAGGCGCGGAACCGAGGCGCAGGCCGGGTACTTGGTCTTTCTTGACGATCAGGTTGACGTCCCAATCCATGGCCAGGCCGACGTATTGGCGCACCCAGTCCTGCACGCGTTGCAGGCTGTCGCCGCCGGGTAACAGGCGGCGGGTCTGGGCCAGGTCCAGAGGGCCGATCAGCAGGCGGAATTTGTGCTGGGTGTTCCAGACCTTTTTACCCATCACGGTGGTCTGGCCGAGTACGGCAGCGTCGGGGCCGCTGCGCAGTGCACACAGGCCATCGGCGGGCAGCGTCATCCAGTGGCCGACAAACTGCTCGACCTGCACCGGCACGCCGAGGTAGTCGCTGAGTAATGCCGCCAAGCCTTCGGCATTGCGCGTCTGCGGGCCCAGGCGCCCGGCAAAATGCAGCTTGGCCACGTCCGGCACGGCATTGCGGTTGAGCAGCGACGGCTGGCCGATGCCGATCAACGAACCGAGGTACTGGGCAAAGCGATCCGCCCCCGGCCGGTCCAGGCTGACCGCCGGCTGCGCGCTGGCCCAGGCGCGGTAAAACAGGCTGATCATGCGGTGATGGAACACATCGCAGAACGCGGCCAGCGTTGGGTCATTGAGGTTGCGCTGGCGGTCGCGAATGTACTCGGTCAGATGAATCGGCAGCGGGCCATTGGCGCCCATCAGGCCGAAAAAATTCAGCAGCAGTTTCGGCGTAACGCCAGGCTTGAGTGCCGCGATCATCGCAGGCTCGAACGCCAGCGACGGTTGCTGGCCGAACCGCACCGCCTCATCCGCCGGGCGCGCGGCCTGGCCGATCCGCGGCAATTGCGGGTGGGCGCACTCCAACTGGCGCAGCGCAGCATAGAAATCAAAACGCCCCGGATGCGCTTCAAGGGCACTGAGCAGGGTCAGAGGATCTCGCATCTGCCCACCCGCGCCGGCCACTGCATGATCACGCCACGCGCGGTGCTTTTGATGACGGTTTCGGTGAACGAATTGAGCGACACGTACTTGGCAAAAAACTGCTCCAGCACCGAGCCCAATACAAACACGCCGGCGCCTTCGAAGGCCGACTCGTCCAGGGTCACGCACACCTGCAACCCCCGGCCATACGTGATCGGCCCCGGCAATGGCAGGCGCCGCACGATGCTGTCGGCGGTGACTGAGCGCAGGCCTTCAATCTGTTTGTGCGCGGCCTCATCGTCAACGCGGCAATACAGGCGCAGCAGGTCGCGCAAAGCGGTGGCGCCCTGCTCCTTGTCCTGATCGAGCAGCGACAAATAGTTGAGGGACAAGTGGCTGACCAGCCGCCACGCCGTCTCGCCTTCGGCAAACGATGGCGCCGGGACCGTAGGCCCTGCCACGCAGCGCACCGACTGCACCGGCGCGCCGGATTCGACAGTGAAGTCGGTGCGGCCGCTGCCCACCGGCATGCTCAGCACCAGGTCGCGGTTGCTGCACAGGGTGTCGATGCCCAGTTGGCGCAGATCGCTGCGGTGCGGCGCCTCCTGGGCGTCGACCA encodes:
- the icmH gene encoding type IVB secretion system protein IcmH/DotU, with product MNDAFEGGQDPDRTLLIPTPGGRRATPPVLPTADVPRAALVVHGQGLNSLVRAANPLLDLVVPLRTMTAMPDMESLRQRLIQAVQAFEAQARASQVDVETVAAARYALCTLVDETIASTPWGAGVWGSRSLLVTFHNEAWGGEKFFMILQRLSQDLRTHIDVLELMYLCLALGLEGRYRVLDRGLDQLGLLRERLLQLINQQRGNQEQELSPRWRGAQAPQASMLRRVPVWVMASVAAVLLLSVQLTYSWLLNRASDPVFAQLGSIRVASPLKVAVPATPAPVRLAGFLAPEVAQGLVAVKDSADRSVITLRGDGVFASGSAEVSSNFDGLLARIGDALATVSGAVVVVGHTDNVRPSATSRLGSNFDLSQARAKTVARLLAQRAGPAERYRSEGRGETEPLVPNDSAANRARNRRVDITVLIPSQAQ
- the tssK gene encoding type VI secretion system baseplate subunit TssK; its protein translation is MSWNNKVVWSEGMLLQPQHLQQHDRFLQAQLEARVASLRAYGWGFSNVQIDPQQLAMGKLSLLAYSGILPDGTPVGLPFDDAMPLPLEIPDDARDLKVVLALPSLRPGVAEVDDNPSFENFARHRSSEYEAWDSNGLDSSALMSIGKLRLRLAFEGDVADAYTVLGIAHVVEKRADKSVVLDREYCPPCLDIRAAERLRAFVDELLGLLQQRVEALASRLTRPDGSGAAEIADFLLLQVLNRSLPLVRHLSAMTGLHPEQLYRDLAALAGELATFTRDDKRAAAYPVYRHGALAETFAPVMLDLRRALSAVMDVRAIAIPLEERQYGIRVAVLPDQELLRSATFILAVQAQMSAESVRNGFPPQVKIGSVEKIRDLVNLQLPGIGLRPLPVAPRQLPFHAGFTYFELDRSSEYWQLLSQSAGFAMHIAGVFPGLDLQFWAIRN
- the tagH gene encoding type VI secretion system-associated FHA domain protein TagH, which encodes MNLILLVKSYRDQPMPGEVICRFTEVGGSIGRGPDNDLTLDDPGKYISRVHARVEQRGEQFYLTDTGSNPSLVNERPLGNGRERLLEAGDRLVIGDYGLEVRLEQPAAPVLEDDALATRILPPLFVPPPAPVAAPLPPLEVPSPLLRDPHVVVPVVLHDDLAGARILEGHSLFDGAMPLSDPLGLNPSLTPVFRGTESDHVAPQMQAFNKPLWQAEPPVIPDDYDPLFGLSTEPTVARDPNVAAGLPAIEMNDNEVIQEKLSAPETFAGKPAPTVTAPTRDSAVLQALLTGLGLPDLHTARAPTELAQLVGEMLRAATGGTMDVLMARALTKRESHIDMTMIGAYSNNPLKFFPDADSALTQMLNGDSPAYMRPVKALNASFDDLKAHELAVIAGMRAALGAVVQRFDPARVEQRRTTHGALDKWMPARRKARLWDRLVERYEDLARDADEDLQRLFGELFSKAYEEQVARMRQ
- a CDS encoding type VI secretion system Vgr family protein, with product MATTQIHREIQVTSTLGADVLLFRRMQATEGLSRLSEYHLELYSERADLNIDDLLATQMSVAVDLPKGGSRYFSGHVSHFSFSTRQGRYSTYKAVLRPWLWFLTLASDCRIFQELSVPDILKQVFAPYSIADVDTSGLSGSYKALTYCVQYRESDFNFVSRLMEQEGIYYCFKSAAGRHTLVLADSYGAHSPAPGYAQVRFMPAEDHAMRESEVIYDWRMGGDVEPGGYTLQDFDFEKPSANLLAKSTLAGSYPQARHERYDYPGKYTERKNGETYARTLIESLHTGTQRVTGATRARGLFPGALMTLTEHPRSEQNAQFLLLEARYTLSSDTYEPTPPADPAPVLSCEFVALSRQQQFRAPCVTRKPLMRGPQTALVVGKQGEEIWTDKYGRIKVQFHWDREGQRDENSSCWIRVAQGWAGKRWGSLYTPRIGQEVVVSFLEGDPDQPLVTGSVYNADTMPPYALPENATRSTLKSNSSKGGGGYNELRFEDKKGAEQVFLHAQKNLDQRVLKDSLDWVGGDRHSRVDQDLREKVGGDRHSAVGGHRNEKASGDVSMAAGANMIINGGLKTGVTAGLDMYIKGGANVVIEAGATITLKVGSTFLTLTPAMILASIIPLPLPEAASAATALALTAATGPAGVPLPPKEADDGK
- the tssH gene encoding type VI secretion system ATPase TssH — its product is MADISRVALFGKLNSLCYRAIESSTVFCKLRGNPYVELVHWLQQILQLSDSDLLRLVRHYGIDPAVLARDLTAALDRLPRGSTSVTDLSSQVEEAVERAWVYATLMLGESQVRSGHLLLALLKTPSLRNGLYGVSREFNKVGIDDLSERFAALLNASPEAQMTASDGYQLPGEDIGAVAPAKQEALKRFTVDLTEQARGNTMDPIVGRDEEIRQVIDILMRRRQNNPILVGEAGVGKTAVVEGFAQRIARGDVPPSLKDVQLLALDVGLLQAGASMKGEFEQRLRSVIDEVQASVKPVVLFIDETHTLVGAGGAAGTGDAANLLKPALARGTLRTIGATTFAEYKKHIEKDPALTRRFQTVQVDEPDEARALLMLRGIAQTMQNHHQVHILDSALAAAVRLSNRYIPARQLPDKAVSLIDTACARVAISLHATPAQVDDRRRRIEALETELEIIERETAIGVDTTSRRASVEAQLASERECLDEVEGRWDNELALVEQIQRLRRQLADATEREAGLAELHQLQDELAAQQGEHPLVLISVDEQAVASVVQDWTGIPVGRMVKNEIDNVLRLAERLGQRIIGQDHALEMIARRIQTSRAGLDNPGKPVGVFMLAGTSGVGKTETALALAELLYGGEQNVITINMSEYQEAHTVSTLKGAPPGYVGYGEGGVLTEAVRRKPYSVVLLDEVEKAHPDVHELFFQVFDKGWMEDGEGRIIDFKNTLILLTTNAGTPLISRLCRHPQTMPSPDVIAKALREPLLEVFPPALLGRLVVIPYYPLSDAMLGSIIGLQLGRIQKRIADNHNIPFTWSEEVVQLIASRCTELESGGRMIDAILTNAMLPAISTEFLNRLLQGTPATYVRVSVEGGEFAYAFSEAAR
- the tssG gene encoding type VI secretion system baseplate subunit TssG, coding for MRDPLTLLSALEAHPGRFDFYAALRQLECAHPQLPRIGQAARPADEAVRFGQQPSLAFEPAMIAALKPGVTPKLLLNFFGLMGANGPLPIHLTEYIRDRQRNLNDPTLAAFCDVFHHRMISLFYRAWASAQPAVSLDRPGADRFAQYLGSLIGIGQPSLLNRNAVPDVAKLHFAGRLGPQTRNAEGLAALLSDYLGVPVQVEQFVGHWMTLPADGLCALRSGPDAAVLGQTTVMGKKVWNTQHKFRLLIGPLDLAQTRRLLPGGDSLQRVQDWVRQYVGLAMDWDVNLIVKKDQVPGLRLGSAPLGWTSWLSSQTPEHDDRQLLINPRISSQGPAHG